A part of Pseudomonas sp. HR96 genomic DNA contains:
- a CDS encoding sterol desaturase family protein: MLLDALVFLVTLTLMEGFAYVAHKYVMHGWGWGWHRSHHEPRGGWFEKNDLYALVFAGVAILLIWLGTRGAHPLEWIGAGMTGYGLLYFLVHDGLVHKRWPLRYVPRSGYLKRLYQAHRMHHAVDGKERCVSFGFLYAPSAERLRRELRELHGGPLRREDQSPRS; encoded by the coding sequence ATGCTGCTCGATGCCCTGGTGTTTCTCGTCACTCTGACCCTCATGGAGGGTTTCGCCTATGTCGCGCACAAGTACGTGATGCACGGCTGGGGCTGGGGCTGGCATCGCTCGCACCATGAGCCGCGCGGAGGTTGGTTCGAAAAGAACGATCTGTACGCGCTGGTGTTCGCCGGGGTGGCGATCCTGTTGATCTGGCTGGGCACGCGCGGCGCCCATCCACTGGAGTGGATAGGCGCCGGCATGACCGGTTACGGGCTGCTGTATTTCCTCGTGCATGATGGCCTGGTGCACAAGCGCTGGCCTTTGCGTTATGTGCCGCGCAGTGGTTACCTCAAGCGCCTGTATCAGGCCCACCGCATGCACCACGCGGTCGACGGCAAGGAGCGCTGCGTGTCCTTCGGCTTCCTGTATGCGCCTTCGGCCGAGAGGCTCAGGCGCGAGTTGCGCGAGCTGCATGGCGGGCCGCTGCGGCGCGAGGATCAGAGCCCGCGGTCTTGA
- the crtB gene encoding 15-cis-phytoene synthase CrtB, with amino-acid sequence MNAPSPSQPSLLEHAEQSISVGSKSFAAAARLFDPATRRSAVMLYAWCRHCDDVIDGQVLGFDAQAVPADEHRRRLGRLYEQTRAAYAGMAMSEPAFAAFQEVARRHAIPQRDAFDHLEGFAMDVQGQIYQTLDDTLRYCYHVAGVVGLMMARVMGVHDEATLDRACDLGIAFQLTNIARDIVEDAQAGRCYLPRQWLHELHIAPEQVAEGANREALAVLSRRLVALAEPYYMSASAGIARLPLRSAWAVGTARNVYRQIGVRVDKLGAQAWDARVSTSKADKLRLVLQGGISALSARGVDWPPRDPQLFQRPSGRPDPQDRGL; translated from the coding sequence ATGAACGCACCGTCGCCCTCCCAGCCGTCGTTGCTCGAACATGCCGAGCAGAGCATCTCGGTCGGCTCGAAAAGCTTCGCCGCCGCCGCGCGCCTGTTCGACCCGGCGACCCGGCGCAGCGCGGTCATGCTGTACGCCTGGTGCCGGCATTGCGACGATGTCATCGACGGTCAGGTACTGGGCTTCGACGCCCAGGCGGTGCCGGCCGATGAGCATCGGCGGCGTCTGGGGCGCCTGTACGAGCAGACCCGCGCCGCCTATGCCGGCATGGCCATGAGCGAGCCGGCCTTCGCCGCCTTCCAGGAGGTTGCCCGGCGCCATGCCATTCCTCAGCGCGACGCGTTCGATCATCTCGAAGGCTTCGCCATGGACGTCCAGGGGCAGATTTACCAGACCCTGGACGACACCCTGCGCTATTGCTACCACGTGGCCGGGGTGGTCGGGTTGATGATGGCTCGGGTCATGGGCGTGCACGATGAAGCGACTCTGGACCGCGCCTGCGACCTGGGCATTGCCTTCCAGCTGACCAACATCGCCCGTGACATCGTCGAAGACGCCCAGGCCGGCCGCTGCTACCTGCCGCGCCAATGGCTGCACGAGCTGCACATCGCCCCCGAGCAGGTCGCCGAGGGTGCCAACCGCGAGGCCCTGGCGGTGCTCTCGCGGCGCCTGGTGGCCCTGGCCGAGCCTTACTACATGAGCGCCAGCGCCGGCATCGCGCGATTGCCGTTGCGTTCGGCGTGGGCGGTCGGCACCGCCCGCAACGTCTACCGGCAGATTGGCGTGCGGGTCGACAAGCTCGGCGCTCAGGCGTGGGATGCACGGGTGTCGACGTCCAAGGCGGACAAGCTGCGCCTGGTGCTGCAAGGTGGCATCAGCGCGCTGAGTGCTCGCGGAGTGGATTGGCCGCCGCGTGATCCGCAGCTGTTTCAGCGGCCGTCAGGCCGGCCTGACCCTCAAGACCGCGGGCTCTGA
- a CDS encoding phytoene desaturase, giving the protein MTSVHSSATPGEPRRAVVIGAGFGGLALAIRLQAGGVATTLLEKRDKPGGRAYVYQDQGFTFDAGPTVITDPTAIEELFEVAGKRLSDYVELLPVAPFYRLCWEDGTVFDYADDQAALDRQIHALNPRDVAGYQRFLAYSRAVFEEGYLKLGAVPFLSFRDMLQAGPQLARLQAWKSVYAMVSRFIEHDKLRQAFSFHSLLVGGNPFATSSIYTLIHALERRWGVWFPRGGTGALVQGLVRLFEDLGGRLELNAEVARIETREARATGVQLVDGRQFPCDQVASNADVVHTYAGLLGGHPRGRSEGQRLKKQRFSNSLFVIHFGLDRPQPQLQHHTVCFGARYRGLIDQIFKGPGLAEDFSLYLHAPCITDPSLAPAGCSSHYVLSPVPHLGNAPLDWEEEGPRYRERIFAYLERHYMPGLRDHLVTSRIFTPVDFRDQLNAHVGSAFSLEPLLTQSAWFRPHNRDGQLANVYLVGAGTHPGAGVPGVIGSAKATAGLMLQEVGE; this is encoded by the coding sequence ATGACATCAGTGCACAGTAGCGCCACCCCGGGCGAGCCGCGCCGCGCCGTGGTCATCGGTGCAGGATTTGGCGGCCTGGCCCTGGCCATCCGCCTGCAGGCCGGCGGGGTCGCCACCACCTTGCTGGAAAAACGCGACAAGCCCGGCGGTCGTGCCTATGTCTACCAGGACCAGGGGTTCACCTTCGACGCCGGGCCGACAGTCATCACCGACCCCACGGCCATCGAGGAGCTGTTTGAAGTGGCCGGCAAGCGTCTATCCGACTATGTCGAACTGCTGCCGGTGGCGCCGTTCTATCGGCTGTGCTGGGAAGACGGTACGGTATTCGACTACGCCGACGACCAGGCTGCGCTCGACCGCCAGATTCATGCCCTCAACCCCCGCGACGTGGCCGGCTACCAGCGGTTTCTTGCCTATTCCCGGGCGGTGTTCGAAGAGGGCTATCTGAAGCTTGGTGCCGTGCCGTTCCTGAGCTTTCGCGACATGCTCCAGGCTGGCCCGCAGCTGGCCAGGCTGCAGGCCTGGAAAAGCGTGTACGCGATGGTTTCGCGCTTTATCGAGCATGACAAACTGCGCCAGGCGTTTTCCTTCCATTCCCTGTTGGTGGGTGGCAACCCGTTCGCCACCTCGTCGATCTACACCCTGATCCATGCCCTGGAGCGTCGTTGGGGCGTGTGGTTTCCCCGGGGCGGTACCGGAGCGCTGGTGCAGGGCCTGGTGCGCCTGTTCGAGGATCTGGGCGGGCGCCTGGAACTGAACGCCGAGGTCGCCCGGATCGAGACCCGTGAGGCCCGGGCCACAGGCGTGCAGCTGGTCGATGGCCGTCAGTTCCCCTGCGACCAGGTCGCCTCCAACGCCGACGTGGTGCACACCTATGCTGGCCTGCTCGGCGGCCACCCGCGCGGGCGCAGCGAAGGGCAGCGCCTGAAGAAGCAGCGCTTCAGCAACTCGCTGTTCGTCATCCATTTCGGCCTCGACCGGCCGCAGCCGCAACTGCAGCACCACACGGTGTGTTTCGGCGCCCGCTACCGCGGGCTGATCGACCAGATCTTCAAGGGCCCGGGCCTGGCCGAGGACTTTTCCCTCTACCTGCATGCACCTTGCATCACCGACCCGAGCCTGGCGCCTGCCGGTTGCTCCAGCCATTACGTGTTGTCACCGGTGCCGCACCTGGGCAATGCGCCGCTGGACTGGGAAGAGGAGGGGCCGCGCTACCGCGAGCGGATCTTCGCCTACCTGGAACGCCACTACATGCCGGGCCTGCGCGATCACCTGGTGACCAGCCGGATCTTCACCCCGGTGGATTTTCGTGATCAGCTCAATGCCCACGTCGGCTCGGCCTTTTCCCTTGAGCCATTGCTGACCCAGAGTGCCTGGTTCCGCCCGCACAATCGCGATGGGCAGCTGGCCAATGTCTACCTGGTGGGCGCCGGTACCCATCCCGGCGCTGGCGTGCCGGGGGTGATCGGCTCGGCCAAGGCCACCGCCGGGCTGATGCTGCAGGAGGTAGGCGAATGA
- the crtY gene encoding lycopene beta-cyclase CrtY, protein MNDEYDLILAGGGLANGLIAWELKRRQPQLRVLLVEEQATLGGNHTWSFHQGDLDAEQHRWLDPLVVKRWDRYQVHFANLSREMPSGYASITSERFARVIGTALGQGLLSHTRIASLTPREVLLDNGQILHAAAVIDGRGAVNSRHVALGRQAFVGQLLRLHRPHGLDAPIIMDARVEQGDGYRFVYVLPFSPDTLLVEDTHYIDDQPLAVERLRDNIARYVAAQGWQIAEVLREEQGLLPITLAGDADAFWAEAEGQPRAGLRAGLYHCTTGYSLPHAVRLARWLGQFHSFHSERLFEALRRHALHAWRQQGFYRLLNRMLFLAGEPADRWQVMQRFYRLPEPLITRFYAERLGVLDKLRILTGKPPVPVGAALAAALRFAPRHFERPV, encoded by the coding sequence GCAGGCCACCCTGGGCGGCAACCACACCTGGTCGTTCCACCAGGGGGATCTGGACGCCGAGCAGCACCGCTGGCTGGACCCCTTGGTGGTCAAGCGCTGGGACCGTTACCAGGTGCATTTCGCCAACCTCAGTCGGGAAATGCCCAGTGGCTACGCCAGCATCACCTCCGAGCGTTTTGCCCGGGTGATTGGCACAGCGCTGGGCCAAGGCCTGCTGAGCCACACCCGGATCGCCAGCCTGACCCCGCGCGAGGTGCTGCTGGACAACGGCCAGATTCTCCACGCCGCCGCTGTCATAGATGGCCGCGGTGCGGTCAACAGCCGGCACGTGGCGCTGGGCCGGCAGGCGTTCGTCGGGCAGCTGCTGCGCCTGCACCGGCCCCATGGGCTTGACGCACCGATCATCATGGACGCGCGGGTGGAGCAGGGCGACGGCTATCGCTTCGTCTATGTGCTGCCGTTCAGCCCCGACACCCTGCTGGTCGAGGACACCCACTACATCGACGACCAGCCGCTGGCGGTGGAGCGCCTGCGCGACAACATCGCCCGCTACGTCGCGGCCCAGGGCTGGCAGATCGCCGAGGTGCTGCGCGAAGAACAGGGCCTGCTGCCCATCACCCTGGCCGGCGACGCCGACGCCTTCTGGGCCGAAGCCGAGGGCCAGCCACGTGCCGGCCTGCGCGCCGGCCTGTATCACTGCACCACCGGTTATTCGCTGCCCCACGCGGTGCGCCTGGCGCGCTGGCTGGGGCAGTTCCACAGCTTTCATTCCGAGCGGCTGTTCGAGGCGCTGCGGCGCCATGCGCTGCACGCCTGGCGCCAGCAGGGCTTCTATCGTTTGCTCAATCGCATGCTGTTTCTGGCCGGCGAGCCTGCGGACCGCTGGCAGGTCATGCAGCGCTTCTACCGTCTCCCCGAGCCGCTGATCACGCGCTTCTATGCCGAACGGCTGGGCGTGCTGGACAAGCTGCGCATCCTCACCGGCAAGCCGCCGGTACCCGTCGGTGCCGCCCTCGCGGCGGCGCTGCGTTTCGCTCCCAGGCATTTCGAGAGGCCGGTATGA